DNA from Balaenoptera musculus isolate JJ_BM4_2016_0621 chromosome 4, mBalMus1.pri.v3, whole genome shotgun sequence:
GCTTCATGGAAAACTCGCCTCCTCTGATCCAAGATTCCTACCAAATCTCTCTGTGGTCTGCATTTACGCCATCCAGAGCTTGGTTAGGCCGAGAGTAGGGCTCAACATGCTGTCTCAGTCACCCTGGTTTGCAAACTCTAGCTCCTTCCCCTCAGATAACACTCTTCCCACTCACTTATTAAACTTCATCTCCTTTCGTGtgggaaaatattcttattttagcaagctcccctcccccgcccccaacttTATCCTCAAGTCTCCATGTTTAACATTCTCCAGAGGCTTAGCCTTTTGTAGCTCAGGAATCCTTTGTGATCTCAAAAAGCTTGGCTCATAAAAGGCTTGGATTTCAAAATGCCTGGCTCAGAGGAGTTTTAACATATCTCTTTCCCCTTCTCAGCTACACACATCCTCCCCTGAGAGGGTGAAAGCTGCTTATTAGACAGGTAGAAATCAGGGTAGCAACCAGAACATATAGGAGGAAAAAAGCAATGATCATTTTCCCTAAATCATATCCCACAACAAGAGGAAAAGCAGAGTATCAGGCAATTGGTAGCTAAAAAGTGTTAGTTTTAATCTTTAGTTCTATCTACTCCCCACCTTTTCCTCAAATTACTAAATAAGACATTTGCATTATTCCTAAGATCGCTAATGTTTACAATAAGAGTTAAATGTCCATCTCCTTCTTATAGAACATTGTTCCAGGAaactgggaattttttttctactagaTGGCTGTATAACCTAATAACACCTCTAAAGcttataaacaaagaaattaaaagaaatatcaatgcaggggggaaaaaatcaatgcACATACTAAAGCCTTCAACTTAAAAATCACAGTAACCTCAACTCCTACCACGTTTCAGTTTGTATGATCCATGAGTTAGCTGACTGCTACAAAGACCACTGCATGCAAATAATATGGTCTCTTTTGAGATGTAGTCTATTTCCTTCTGTCTGCCAACATCATGTATTTATCAGTTTTAACCGGTCCTGTCTACAGCATTCTAAACCTGTGCATGTGGCTGTCTATCTCCTATAGTGTTACTCACTCCCAGCCATCATCCAGACACTAAAAACTGTATCTGGTTTGTACTAGGTAGGACAAAAACTAAGTTGCTATTACAAAGGGTTCAAACAATGCTGTCTGAAGCAAAAAGTAATTTGCTTTCTTCTTATGTGACTGGCCAGCAGGAAACAGGCAGGACAAACTAGGTAGGTGACTTTGCTCCGTGAGACCAGGTTTCTTTTATCCCATCACTCTGCATCACTCTGCATTCCATGTAAggttttctgggggtttttttttgggttttttttggccgcaccagcAGGGCTtgtcggatcttagttccccgaccagggattgaacccgggccatgggcCGTGTCAGTGatagcgccaagtcctaaccactggaccatcagggaattcctcTCCTGTAATTTTATCTGTATCCACATGGACAAATGTCATTCATACCCTCCACATCCATGTTATAATttacaggaaggaaagaatgaagagtgcaaaaatcttcctttttaaggaCACAAAGCATGCATCatttccattccttttcattggCAAGAATTTAGTCCCATCCTCAAGCTTGCCTACAAGAGAGGATGAGAGCTGTAGTCTCTAGTTGGTAGTCAAGGGTCCAGCTAAAACTCAAGATGTTCTATTATCAAAAGAAATAAGGGGAGAATTGCTATAGTGGGGCAAAAAGTACCTCTGGCACCAGATGTTGGTATTAGTAACTGAAGCCCAAAGGTGTTCTTTCTGCTCCAGTCATCAAGAGAAAGTCTTTGATCAGAGGAAACTCTAGTTTAGTATTTTTCAACCTTGGTACTATTGACATGTTGGAGCAGGTAATTCCTTATTGTGGAGGGTGGAGAATGGAGCCGTTCTaggcattgtaggatgtttaacagcatccctggcaaCCATGCTGGTTGATGGGAAAATATGAAGATGAATTAGGAACTTATGTCCTCAGAGCTTCATAGTCTCATAAGGAAGATAATACGTGTAAAATGGCATACGGGCTATAAGGTATATAAGAGCAATAATACATGATAGGAATTGTTACCAACCCTTCCGAGTCGTCCCCAACAAGGGTCCTCCTGCGTCAATAGAACGAAGGTAAGTTCggctcagaagcaaaggaaagctttattctttgatcaaagactGGAGAGACGAGAGCTGGAGCTACAGAGTCCACGCCCTCCCGGACCGGCTGTGCGAGGGGCTGCTTCACAGGGACCTCGTCAGCAGGGGTAAGGGGTGGGGCTCGCGCCAGGCGGGTGCGCGCCTGCGCAGCTCACGCTCCAGATTGCAGTGCGGGGCGTAGTGTCTCTGCACACGGCGCGCTGCCACCGTCTTACATTGAATGTCGTGTGCAGCGCTTCTGCCCACAGGTTGACGGCCTAATGAGCTGAAGTGTCAGGCGCAGCCCTTTCGCACTAGGAACTCTGGCATGAAGTCCCGGGGGGACGAGGGCTCTGCGCAGcaccctatgagcaagtgaaaccaAAGgaggcacaaaggaaaagaaaaataaaggttagactttattaccCGGATTCTATTATTATCTCCTGGGAATTGTTAAAGGGCTTTGCCGGGGACAAATGTGAGACATACCTCTCATATTACCCACGTCTTTCAAGTGTGCCTGCTCCCCTCTGTAGCtgagttgacagtttttttttttttttgaaatttatttatttatggctgtgttgggtctttgtttctgtgcgagggcttcctctagttgcggcgagcgggggccactcttcatcgcggtgcgcaggcctctcactatcgcggcctctcttgttgcggagcacaggctccagacgcgcaggctcagtaattgtggctcacgggcttagttgcttcgcggcgtgtgggatcttctcagaccagggctcgaacccgtgtcccctgcattggcaggcagattctcaaccactgcgccactagggaagccctacagtttttattttatttgctgtcAGGATGACTGAGTTATCACCTGAACCTTCTGTTTTCCCCACATTTTGACCTTAAGAAGTCCTTCCATAACTTGCAGAGGTTGGTCTCGTTACCCCAGGTGTTCCTGAGTTACTTCCATTAGGTACTgactagaaaaggaaaatggtgTGGTTGTCTGACGAGCTACTTAAGACCACAGTACTTCATATTTTAGTCTGGGGTCatttggttgcaagtaacagagaTTCACATAAAGTACCTTAGGCAAAATTGAGAAACTTATTGAAAGGGTGTAGAGTTACTTCATGGACCCCAGAGGAAGAGCATTCAGACTCGGTGAGAAACCAGTCTAGTGCTTTATCTATAAAGGCTGGGAGAAGACTGGTTTTGCCAGCTTTCACTGAGTTAGGCAGGAGTAAATCTAGTGTTGATCTTTAAATTGTGGAGATGATATGTATCTATTTACTTTAGCTTTGAGACTTGAGTTGTAATTATAGGACAACATGAAAACTGCCACAAAATATCATGGTTTGTCTGTTTCATATTGAtctttaaaatctgaaataaaatcttTCACTTAGTAGCGGGCTAAGTTTTGTAACTGGCTATGCAAACGTTAACTACTGTAAGAAACTtccatttatccattttctttcctatctCTTTAAAAACTCTAATCAAGGTGCTTCCACTAATTTTACTCGTCTTGTCAGATGAGTGAGTGAGGCCAGTAAAGAATTTACAAAAACCAAAGTATAATTATTAAAGATCTACTCTCTTCTAGGTATCCCAATTTCTGAGTTCTTCTCTCCTATCCTTGATATTTATACCTTAGAGAATTATACTTTGGAGAAATAGTGGACatgaaattatttctttcctctgtacCCCACTCACCCTTAATAAATCTGCTCAAGCCCTGTGATTAGAGAGTTTGCTCCCTGAGAAACTTCTAAATGGGCAAGGCCCCCATAACCCCATATCCTTGGCCACAGCAGATAGAACTGGGATTTAATATCTGACCCAGTCAATTGCTTTCTCAAAGGAAGTTCTTGGAGTAAAGACCAAATAAGGACAATAATCGCATgacaaaattttttattatgtgatCAGCAAAAGAAGAGAATGTCAGTCTACAGGACAGAGTGCAGTAAGAGAGTTCTTAGGAGACCAGACATGTATCCCTGGAAGTTCAAATGCATATGTGAGTGTAATGACCTAAGCTGTTTCTTACCCAAAAGATTGAATAGATGAAAAGCTTGCTAAATTAGTCCATATTGGCAAAGATATTGAAAGAAGCAACAGCAGTGTAGCCTTTATTAGCCTGGCAAGGACATGCAAGTTTGCCATCAGTCAAGGGACATTAGGTTTGAGCCATTTTACCAGTCCCCAATCCAGAACCCAGGAGCAAGTTGGATCTGTGAAGTCATTGGAAAAAGTCATCTAGAAAGCACATGACCCACACCAGACAACTCTACAGCGAGGACACTCTCCCTATAGGTCCTCTAAAGAATTTGTACTTGTGGCCATGCAGTATATCAAAGACAAGGGACTGAAGCAGAATGAGTTACGCGAAAGATTattgcttctttcttttaatcCCATATCTCCACAATCTGATTTTAGAGGAATCTGAagcacaagagggaagagagtaCAGTCATAAGGCAGGAAAGgctttgaattagaattttcagtGAAATTTTAACTTAGATTGGTctaaactttttaatattaaaaagtgatTATTATTGTGATAATATGTTCTAATAACAGAATATGGCCATAGCTACCCACATGATTTTTGAGACTGACAGATGTCAGAAGACCCAAAGAAGTTATTTCCAACATGTCCCAGCTAGTGTTTCTAAATGAGAGGAGCCTGAAACCTGAGTTCAGACAATTTTGACTTCAGTGACTCCTTAGAATGCATGCAATAGAAGGAGAGAATAGGAAAGCTACCTGATAGGAATGCAATATTCTCTAAGGGTGAGATTGGGTTGTTGCAAAGGGGTACAGAATAGAACATAATTATTATAAGACACATTAACATTTAAGGAAAATGGTTAAAAAGCCATCATACCATGTTAAAGACCTTGTAACCATTACAGAACTGAGTTTTGGAATCCAAATGAGCCTTCAGAAATCTAGAAAGGTTAAAAATAGATATTGATGGTCATATACTAAACCAATGGACTAAATCTGACCAATATACCTTGATGTTAATACACCCTAGGATTTCTGGTGGAGACAGTGGTTCTCACTGTTAGATTTAAAGAATGGCTATTGTTTATGAGGGTGAAGGAGATGAGAAAAATTTGGGATTCATTTGTCCAGAGGAAATTTTTTACAGTCTGAAACAGTGCATCAAGATTTCTCCAGATATCATTTACCTACCAGTGACTGGTGTGGGATGGTATTTGAAGGTGTTGGAATATTTAGATAGTATAATTGTATTTGGAAAGACTTGGGGAGGGAAACTCTGAATCATTAGAGTTTTATACTATCTCAAGGAAGCTGAATAGAAAATGTTTCCTAAGAAGTATTAGTTCTGATGTGACCATGACTCTGTTAATTATATAGCAGACATAGTTTCTCATCAGGGGAAATCTTGTCCTTATATACTACCCTCCTCCCAGTTGATGTAGAGAAGTGACAATGCTTTGGAAGTTCAGCTGGTGTTTAAGACTGTCAATCAAAGATTCCACCTGGATCCTGCGTCTCTCACTGATGTGATTTGTGAGCATTTGGTTAGCACCAAGCTCCCTCCCATCTGTAAGCTAATGCCGGTGGCAGCTGTGGGAGAGAAAGGGCTGACACTACCACCTCCAGGGAAACCTGGAGCAGGTATTCTAAACCCTAGACCAGTGATTCCGAACCATGTCTGATTATGAGAACCACCtggggagattttttaaaattcagaaattctgattcaggtaatctgtttttccttttaaaatctccCCGGGTGAATTTAATATTTTGcaagggttgagaaccactgtttcgTTTTATtaaggtaacattggtttataacattatatgtttcttgtatacaacattatattttgacttctatATACACTGCAGCATGTCCATCACTATAAGTTTGGTTTCCACTCATTACCATATGGTTGactccctttacccatttcaccctcccccaccccctccccctctggtaaccactaatctgttctctgtatctatgtattttctgtttggtttgttcatttattttgttttctttctttacattccacatatgagtgaaatcatacggtacttgacttattttacttagcatattaatgccctcagggtccatccatgttgttgcaaatagcaagatttcatctttttatggctgagtagtagtattccattgtatatatatatatatatatgccacatctttatccagtcacctatttatgggcacttagattgtttccatatcttgagtattgtaaataatgttgcagtgaacataggggtgcatatatctttccaattagtgtttttgtattgtttggataaatatccagaaatgaAATAGCTGGATCATTTACTagttctagtcttaattttttgaggaatctccattgatataagtggggtgttaaaagttcTAACTGTAGTTGTGttgctgtcagtttctccctttgggtctgttaataattgctttaaatattttggtgCTGTTATATTAgctgcatatatattaataactgttatgtcttcttgatgaattgtccTCTTTATCACTCTATaatgtccatctttgtctcttgttaccttttttgattgaagtttattttgttgGATGGGTGTGGCTATACCCACTTTCTTTTGGCTGTCATTTGTTTGGAGTATCATCTTCCCTACCTTCGCTTGGAGCTTCAGTTTGTCTTTAGAGCTGGATGAGTCGCCTGGAtatagcatatagttgggtcttgtttttaatccatccatccactctaTTTCTTTTGACTGGTGAATTcaacccatttacatttaggggGATTACTGATAAATGAGGACTTAGTACTgctattttgtcttttgttttctggttcttttatatctccattgtttctttttccttgtgtttatgTCTGCCATTTTAGTCTGGCAGTTTCTATGATGTttctctcagtttcctctttttttatattttgtgtctCTGCCCTAGATTTATGTTTCGTGGTTACCGTGAGGTTTGTATAAAATGTGTCATAGGTAGAGAAACAACAGTGCGGCGTGAACATggggaagcaaaagaaaacaccGAAGTATGTGACCATGAAGCGAATGCTTAGTCTCAGAGATCAGAGGCTTAAGGAAAAGGCTAGATTAAAAccgaaaaagaaagaaaagaaagatcccAGTGCACTCAAGGAAAGAGAAGTCCCCCAACACCCTTCCTGCTTATTCTTGCAATATAACACACAACTGGGCCCACAGCTGTGGATCTTACCACATCCTGGTCGATACCAACTTTATCAACCTTTCCATTAAAGCCAAACTGGACTTAGTGCAGTCAGTGATGGACTGTCTGTATGCCAAGTGTATCCCTTCTATAACTGACTGCGTAATGGCTGAAACTGAGAAATCGGGGCAGAAGTATCGAGTGGCTCTAAGGATTGCCAAGGATCCAAGATTTGAACGATTACCATGCACACACAAAGGAACCTATGCAGTTGACTGCTTAGTACAAAGAGTAACTCAGCACAAGTGTTACATTGTGGCCACAGTTGACTGGGACCTTAAACAAAGAATCCGGAAGATCCCTGGAGTTCCCATCATGTACATTTCTAACCATAGGTACAACACTGAGCGGTTGCCAGATGATTATGGCGCCCCTCGGTTCTAATTCTTAAAAGACAAATTTCCTCTGCCTGCCTTCGACCAACTTTATCTTTTGCCAGTTCATTAAACATGCTATAGCATGAATTATTATTCCACTCACCCATATGCTCTGTAATGAGCTGAGTATGGTTAAATACACTcactttttaatgttgttttgaaaattatattttgtgtcattttaaaatttgttgcatctttttataaatcaaataattgctcacataaaaaaaaatgtctcataGGTAAAATAGTCCTTTTTCTCCTGATAGTGTCTTATCTTCATTTGCCTACATGGCTTCCATCCTTTTCCTAttccccttttatgtttttgttgtctcaAATAACCTCTTTTTACATTGTGAGTTTGCTGCCAAATAGAAGTAGCTAATGTTAATTTTTACTGCTGTTTTCTCTTTAACCTTTATGCTAtaattaaatgtttaacaacctaTTCTGATACAGAGTAGCAATTTTTTGATTCTGTCTATTTATCACCTTACTCAAAGTTTTCTGtactttgccctttttttttctggaagaagaGTTCCTTTCTACATTTCTTGTTAgacaggtctagtggtgatgaacccCCTCAGCTTTTGtctgggaaagcctttatttctccttcctatCTGAAGCataactttgctggatagagtacTCTTGGCtgatattttttaccttttgatattttgaatatgtcattccactctctcctggcctatagagtttctgctaaaaattTTGTTGATAGACTAATGGGGGTTCCTTTGTGGGttactgtcttttttcccctggttgccttaaaaatattttgtcattgaaTTTTGATAGTTTAATATAATGTATCTTGGAGAATGTGTTTTTGCATTGAGGTACTTAGGTGTGCTCTCAGCATCATGACTTGTATATCCAGTTTCTTCTCCAAGTTTTGGAAgatctcagctattatttctttaaataaactttctgtcCCCTCCTtcatctcttctcctcctgggataACTATTATCCCTATGTTGCCTTTTCCAGTGAAGTCAGATTGTTCTTGtagaatttcttaatttatttttagttcttagttctctctcctcttctacctgaattatttctagatttttatcTTTGAGCTTGataattctctcttccatatggtctgctctattttcagtgttttctaatgcattcttcatctcacTTTTTTTAGTTCTTCCACTCCagaatttatatttgcttttttttccccttttttttgcAGATAGCATTTTTAATTTACAGAGGGGATTGcctactttcacttttttttttaacatctttattggagtataattgctttacaatggtgtgttagtttctgctttataacaaagtaaatcagctatacatatacatatatccccatatctcctccctcttgcgtctccctcccaccctccctatcccacccctctgggtgatcacaaagcaccgagctgatctccctgtgctatgtggctgcttcccactagctatctattttatatttggtagtgtatatatgtccatgccactctctcacttggtcctagcttacctttcctcctccccacgtcctcaaatccattctctacgtgtgcatctttattcttgtcctgcctgTAGGTTcttcacaacttttttttctttttagattccatatatgtgtatggaaatatggtatttgtttttctctttctgacttacttcactctgtatgaaagactctatgtccatccacctcactacgaataactgaatttcgtttccttttatggctgagtaatattccattgtatatatgtgccacatcttctttatccattcctctgtcgatggacactcaggttgcttccatgtcctggctattgtaaatagagctgcaatgaacattgtggtacacgaatttttttgaattatggttttctcagggtatatgcccagtagtggaatcgctgggtcatatagtagttctattattaattctttaaggagcctccatactgttctccatagtggctgtatcagtttacattcccaccatcagtgcaagagggttggtttccttttctccacaccgtctccagcatttgttgtttgcagattttttgatgatggccattctgactggtgtgaggtgatacctcattgtagttttgacttacatttctctaatgattagtgatgttgagcatctcttcatgtgtttgttagcaatctgtatatcttctttggagaaatgtctgtttaggtcttctgcccatttttggattgggtttttgttttttgatattgagccgcatgagctgcttgtaaatattgaaggttaatcctttgtcagttgcttcatttgcaaatattttctcccattctgagggttgtcttttggtcttgtttatggtttcctttgctgtgcaaaagctttttagtttcattagttcccatttgtttatttttatttttatttctatttctctagggggtgggtcaaaaaggatcttgctgtgatttatgtcatagagtgttctgcctgtgttttcctctaagagttttatagtgtctggccttacatttaggtctttaatccattttgggtttatttatgtgtatggtgttagggagggctctaatttcattcttttacatgtagctgtccagttttcccagcaccacttattgaagaggctgtcttttctccattgtatatttttgcctcctttatcaaaataaggtaaccatatgtgtgtgggtttatctctgggccttctatcttgttccattgatctatatttctgtttttgtgccagtaccatactgtcttgattactgtagctttgtagtatagtctgaagtcagggagtctgattcctccagctctgtttttctttctcaagattgctttggctattcggggtcttttgtgtttccatacaaattgtgaaattttttgttctagttctgtgaaaaatgccagtggtagtttgatagggattgcactgaatccgtagatagctttgggtagtagagtcattttcacaatgttgattcttccaatccaagaacatggtatatctctccatctgttggtatcatctttaatttctttcatcagtgtcttatagttttctgcatacaggtcgtttgtctccttaggtaggtttattcctaggtattttattctttttgttgcaatggtaaatgggagtgtttccttaatttctctttcagatttttcatcatcagtgtataggaatgcaggagatttctgtgtgttaattttgtatcctgctactttaccaaatgcattgattagctctaggagttttctggtagcatctttagggttctctatgtatagtatcatgtcatctgcaaacagtgacaggtttacatcttcttttccggcttggattccttttatttcattttcttctctgattgatggggctaaaatttccaaaactatgttgaataatagtggcaagagtggaacaccttgtcttgttcctgatcttagaggaaatggtttcagtttttcaccattgagaacaatgttggctgtaggattgtcatatatagcctttattatgttgaggtaagttccctctatgcctactttctggagagtttttatcatagatgggtgttgaattttgtgaaacgctttctctgcatctattgagacgatcatatggtttttctccttcaatttgttaatatggtgtgtcacattgattgatttgcctatattgaagaatccttgcattcctgggataaacccctcttgatcatggtgtctgatccttttaatgtgctgttggattctgtttgctagtattttgttgaggatttttgcatctatgttcatcagtgatattggcctgtagttttctttctttgtgacatctttgtctggttttggtatcagggtgatggtgacctcgtagaataagttggggagtgttcctccctctgcaatattttggaagagtttgagaaggataggtgttagctcttctctaaatgtttgatagaattcgcttgtgaagccatctggtcctgggcttttgtttgttggaagatttttaatcacagtctcaatttcagtgcttatgattggtctgtttatattttgtatttcttcctggttcagtcttggaaggttgtgcttttctaagaatttgtccatttcttccaggttgtccattttattggcatatagttgcttctattaatctctcatgatcctttgtatttctgcagtgtcacttgttacttctccttttcatttgtaattttattgatttgagtcttttccctttttttcttgatgactctggctatgatttatcaattttgcttatctttcaaagaaccagcttatagttttattgatctttgctatcatttccttcatttctttttcatttatttctgatctgatcttatgatttcttccttctgctaactttgagtttattttgttcttctttctctaattgtttagtgtaaggttaggttgtttatttgagatgttcttgtttcttgaggtaggattgtattgctataaacttccctcttagaacttcttttgctgcatcccataggttttgggtagtcgtgttttcattgtcattggttctaggtatttttcgatttcctctttaatttccctCACTGATCTCTTCATTATTTAGGACTGTATTCTTATAGCCTCCATGcgttggtattttttacagattttttcctgtaattgttatgtagtctcatagtgttgtggtcagaaaaggtacttgctATGATtccaatattcttaaatttaccaaggcttgatttgtgacccaggatatgatttatcctggagaatgttccatgagcacttgagaagaaagtgtattctgttgtttttggatgaaatgtcctataaatatcaattaagtccatcttgtttaatgtatcatttaaagcttgtgttt
Protein-coding regions in this window:
- the LOC118894883 gene encoding LOW QUALITY PROTEIN: rRNA-processing protein FCF1 homolog (The sequence of the model RefSeq protein was modified relative to this genomic sequence to represent the inferred CDS: deleted 1 base in 1 codon); amino-acid sequence: MGKQKKTPKYVTMKRMLSLRDQRLKEKARLKPKKKEKKDPSALKEREVPQHPSCLFLQYNTQLGPSCGSYHILVDTNFINLSIKAKLDLVQSVMDCLYAKCIPSITDCVMAETEKSGQKYRVALRIAKDPRFERLPCTHKGTYAVDCLVQRVTQHKCYIVATVDWDLKQRIRKIPGVPIMYISNHRYNTERLPDDYGAPRF